One genomic region from Curtobacterium sp. 9128 encodes:
- a CDS encoding GNAT family N-acetyltransferase: MTLSVESMTTWSDADVADVTALVRLLGHTVDEPAMRSRLARLTPEAGHRTWLVRDDDGRAVAVAGAQVTWAYASDEPTAQLLLLVVNPTDRRLGTGSALIGTFETWASEQGARRLSAVSAAATDSAHRFYQKRGYHEAGVRYTRIV, from the coding sequence ATGACCCTCTCCGTCGAGTCGATGACCACCTGGTCCGACGCGGACGTCGCTGACGTCACCGCCCTCGTCCGTCTGCTCGGTCACACCGTCGACGAACCCGCGATGCGATCGCGGCTCGCACGGCTCACCCCGGAAGCCGGCCACCGCACGTGGCTGGTGCGTGACGACGACGGCCGAGCCGTCGCCGTCGCCGGTGCGCAGGTCACGTGGGCGTACGCCTCGGACGAGCCGACGGCGCAGCTGTTGCTGCTGGTGGTCAACCCGACGGACAGGAGGCTCGGTACGGGTTCCGCGCTCATCGGCACGTTCGAGACGTGGGCGAGTGAGCAGGGCGCGCGTCGCCTCTCCGCGGTGAGCGCCGCGGCGACGGACAGCGCGCACCGGTTCTACCAGAAGCGTGGATACCACGAGGCCGGGGTGCGCTACACGCGGATCGTGTAG
- a CDS encoding inositol monophosphatase family protein, which yields MDLSADLDFARSLADTADAISLERFRAADLHVSKKADSTHVTDADQAVERALRERIAAERPDDSFLGEETTADSGAEAMSEGHRQWVVDPIDGTANYLRGVPVWATLISLAVDGRPVLGVVSAPALGKRWWAAQGLGAHSLEGELHVSGVTELGDASLSYNSIQQWDDDDRLQALIDLSRKVWRTRAYGDMWSYMMVAEGVLDVAGEPDLRPWDIAALVPIVEEAGGRITSLDGDPGPWHGSALATNGLVHDAVVEVIRR from the coding sequence GTGGACCTCAGCGCCGACCTGGACTTCGCCCGTTCCCTCGCCGACACCGCCGACGCGATCAGCCTCGAGCGGTTCCGAGCGGCCGATCTCCACGTGTCGAAGAAGGCCGACAGCACGCACGTCACCGATGCCGACCAGGCCGTCGAGCGGGCCCTGCGGGAGCGGATCGCGGCCGAACGACCGGACGACTCGTTCCTCGGCGAGGAGACGACAGCGGACTCCGGCGCCGAGGCAATGAGCGAAGGACACCGTCAGTGGGTGGTCGACCCGATCGACGGCACCGCGAACTACCTCCGCGGCGTCCCGGTCTGGGCGACGCTCATCTCGCTCGCGGTGGACGGCCGCCCGGTCCTCGGCGTGGTCAGCGCCCCGGCGCTCGGCAAGCGGTGGTGGGCCGCGCAGGGGCTCGGTGCGCACTCGCTGGAGGGCGAGCTGCACGTGTCAGGAGTCACCGAACTCGGCGATGCGAGCCTCAGCTACAACAGCATCCAGCAGTGGGACGACGACGACCGTCTGCAGGCGCTGATCGACCTGTCGCGCAAGGTCTGGCGCACCCGTGCGTACGGGGACATGTGGTCGTACATGATGGTGGCCGAGGGCGTCCTCGACGTCGCCGGCGAGCCGGACCTCAGGCCGTGGGACATCGCCGCGCTGGTCCCCATCGTCGAAGAGGCCGGCGGCCGCATCACCTCGCTCGACGGCGATCCGGGCCCCTGGCACGGCAGCGCCCTCGCGACGAACGGCCTGGTCCACGACGCCGTCGTCGAGGTCATCCGCCGGTAA
- the aroA gene encoding 3-phosphoshikimate 1-carboxyvinyltransferase: MAETTHSHEHDAPGATPPWIAPVAAGPLHGDVALPGSKSLTNRELILAALADGPSTIHLPLHSRDSALMVAGLRQLGVGIEEVEPDGAPNPYGPDLRITPAPMTGGVRIDCGLAGTVMRFLPPLAALATGQVTIDGDPYARKRPMQAIISALVDLGVDVTDDGDGAMPFTFTGTGSVRGGTLTIDASASSQFVSGLLLSAPRFDQGLHLKHEGERLPSLPHIEMTVEVLRARGVRVDEPAIGEWIVHPGPIAARDVTIEPDLSNAAPFAVAALVAGGTVRIRTWPTETTQVGADLETLLPLWGATVARDGDDVVFDGGVGVLGGASLPGLDLDLTRGGELAPALVALAALADGPTTITGIGHLRGHETDRLAALASDVNRTGGSVHELDDGLRIEPARLHGAAWAAYEDHRMATAGAVIGLVTEGVAVDDIGSTAKTLPQFPSLWAALVATASSPGV; encoded by the coding sequence ATGGCAGAGACGACGCATTCCCACGAGCACGACGCACCCGGAGCAACCCCGCCCTGGATCGCCCCGGTGGCGGCGGGCCCGCTCCACGGCGACGTCGCACTGCCAGGCTCGAAGTCGTTGACGAACCGCGAGCTGATCCTCGCCGCACTCGCCGACGGTCCGTCCACCATCCACCTCCCCCTGCACTCGCGCGACTCCGCCCTCATGGTGGCTGGTCTCCGGCAGCTCGGCGTCGGCATCGAGGAGGTCGAACCCGACGGCGCGCCGAACCCGTACGGCCCGGACCTCCGGATCACGCCGGCCCCGATGACCGGCGGCGTCCGCATCGACTGCGGCCTCGCCGGCACCGTGATGCGCTTCCTGCCCCCGCTCGCCGCCCTCGCCACCGGGCAGGTCACGATCGACGGCGACCCCTACGCACGCAAGCGCCCGATGCAGGCGATCATCAGCGCGCTCGTCGACCTCGGCGTGGACGTCACCGACGACGGCGACGGCGCGATGCCCTTCACCTTCACCGGCACCGGATCGGTCCGGGGCGGCACACTCACGATCGACGCGAGTGCCTCGTCCCAGTTCGTGTCGGGGCTGCTCCTCTCCGCACCCCGGTTCGACCAGGGGCTGCACCTGAAGCACGAGGGCGAGCGGCTCCCGAGCCTCCCCCACATCGAGATGACCGTCGAGGTGCTCCGAGCGCGCGGCGTCCGGGTGGACGAGCCCGCCATCGGCGAGTGGATCGTGCACCCGGGACCGATCGCCGCGCGCGACGTGACCATCGAACCGGACCTCTCGAACGCAGCGCCCTTCGCGGTCGCCGCACTCGTCGCCGGCGGGACCGTCCGGATCCGGACGTGGCCGACGGAGACGACGCAGGTCGGCGCCGACCTCGAGACGCTCCTGCCCCTGTGGGGCGCGACCGTGGCCCGAGACGGTGACGACGTGGTCTTCGACGGCGGCGTCGGGGTGCTGGGCGGAGCCTCCCTCCCGGGTCTGGACCTGGACCTGACCCGCGGTGGCGAACTGGCACCCGCGCTCGTCGCGCTCGCGGCGCTCGCCGACGGCCCGACGACCATCACCGGTATCGGCCACCTGCGCGGACACGAGACCGACCGGCTCGCCGCGCTCGCCTCCGACGTGAACCGGACGGGAGGCTCGGTGCACGAACTCGACGACGGCCTGCGGATCGAGCCGGCCCGGCTCCACGGCGCGGCGTGGGCCGCGTACGAGGACCACCGGATGGCGACGGCCGGCGCGGTGATCGGACTCGTGACGGAGGGCGTCGCGGTGGACGACATCGGGTCGACCGCGAAGACGCTGCCGCAGTTCCCATCGCTGTGGGCGGCGCTCGTGGCGACGGCCTCGTCTCCGGGGGTGTGA
- the rsgA gene encoding ribosome small subunit-dependent GTPase A, with product MSWWDDVDGDADEDEPYGQYDESSVRVRPNPKGNRPRTKTRPTYDDAPKGWVTNVDRGRFGVLVDGELITATKARELGKKSVVTGDTVFLTGDVSGAEGSLARIVRVAERTTLLRRSADDSDEVERVVVANATQMLIVVAAADPEPRTRLIDRYLVAAFDAGLDPILCITKTDLADPAPFLAHFACLDIRIVTSRQDDFPLEALHELLDGEVTVTVGHSGVGKSTLVNALTGSTRATGVVNAVTGRGRHTSSSSIALRVEDGGWIIDTPGVRSFGLGHVDPANVFRAFASHAIPVAPSESGLEDTGIPLDQAHDWEIVDRVNAGELGPTGIERLDSFRALLTGMGAADPGTD from the coding sequence ATGAGCTGGTGGGACGACGTCGACGGTGACGCGGACGAGGACGAGCCGTACGGCCAGTACGACGAGTCGAGCGTCCGGGTCCGCCCGAACCCGAAGGGCAACCGGCCTCGCACGAAGACCCGCCCGACGTACGACGACGCGCCGAAGGGCTGGGTGACGAACGTCGACCGCGGTCGGTTCGGCGTGCTGGTCGACGGGGAACTCATCACCGCCACGAAGGCCCGTGAGCTCGGCAAGAAGTCCGTCGTCACCGGCGACACGGTGTTCCTGACCGGTGACGTCTCCGGCGCCGAGGGTTCGCTCGCGCGCATCGTCCGGGTCGCCGAGCGCACCACGCTCCTCCGCCGGAGTGCCGACGACAGCGACGAGGTCGAGCGCGTGGTCGTGGCGAACGCGACGCAGATGCTCATCGTCGTCGCGGCCGCCGACCCCGAGCCCCGGACCCGGCTCATCGACCGGTACCTCGTCGCCGCGTTCGACGCCGGGCTCGACCCGATCCTCTGCATCACGAAGACCGACCTCGCCGATCCGGCTCCGTTCCTCGCGCACTTCGCGTGCCTGGACATCCGGATCGTCACGAGCCGCCAGGACGACTTCCCGCTCGAGGCCCTGCACGAACTGCTCGACGGCGAGGTGACCGTGACCGTCGGGCACTCCGGCGTCGGGAAGTCCACGCTCGTGAACGCCCTGACCGGGTCCACGCGGGCGACCGGTGTCGTGAACGCCGTGACCGGGCGGGGACGCCACACATCGTCGTCGTCGATCGCGCTCCGGGTCGAGGACGGCGGGTGGATCATCGACACGCCTGGCGTCCGGTCGTTCGGGCTCGGGCACGTCGACCCCGCGAACGTGTTCCGGGCGTTCGCCTCGCACGCGATCCCCGTCGCCCCGTCCGAGTCCGGGCTTGAGGACACCGGCATCCCGCTCGACCAGGCGCACGACTGGGAGATCGTCGACCGGGTGAACGCCGGGGAGCTCGGCCCGACGGGCATCGAGCGACTGGACTCCTTCCGCGCGCTGCTGACCGGCATGGGCGCCGCCGACCCCGGTACGGACTAG
- a CDS encoding zf-HC2 domain-containing protein gives MSGCDCSKAKAELEEFLHDELCREDAADIREHMDGCEDCTTEHRVNVVLMETVRRACKESAPEQLRSEILARIRVEQATH, from the coding sequence ATGAGCGGCTGCGACTGCTCGAAGGCCAAGGCGGAGCTCGAGGAGTTCCTGCACGACGAGCTCTGCCGCGAGGACGCGGCGGACATCCGCGAGCACATGGACGGCTGCGAGGACTGCACGACCGAGCACCGCGTCAACGTCGTGCTCATGGAGACGGTCCGTCGTGCCTGCAAGGAGTCCGCTCCTGAGCAGCTCCGGAGCGAGATCCTCGCGCGCATCCGGGTGGAGCAGGCGACGCACTGA
- a CDS encoding multifunctional oxoglutarate decarboxylase/oxoglutarate dehydrogenase thiamine pyrophosphate-binding subunit/dihydrolipoyllysine-residue succinyltransferase subunit, translated as MSSHLTGTDETAGEFGANEWLVDELYEQFLADKESVDKSWWPVLESYHQAAGKGAGTAPAAPAPAAPASAAPAPTAPAAEAKGGQIQAKTTSKQPSPQPIPAEANDEADEHDETHEDVATPLRGMAKTLASNMDASLTVPTATSVRTIPAKLMIDNRIVVNNHLRRARGGKISFTHLIGWAMVQALKDFPSQNVFYEERDGKPFVVQPAHVNLGIAIDVPKKDGTRSLLVPSIKRAETLTFGQFLSAYEDLVKRARDNKLTPTDFQGTTISLTNPGGIGTVHSVPRLTKGQGAIIGAGALEYPAQFQGSSPKTLVELGVGKTITLTSTYDHRVIQGAGSGEYLKKVHERLIGQHDFYEGIFSALRIPYKPIQWANDINVDLAHRVGKTARVQELINSFRVRGHLMADVDPLEYRQRTHPDLEIESHGLTFWDLDREFVTGGLAGTTSAPLRDILGVLRDAYCRTVGIEYMHIQDPEQRRWVQSRIEVPYSKPSKEEQLRVLGKLNEAEAFETFLQTKYVGQKRFSLEGGESTIAFLDTLIQGAAAAGLDEVAIGMAHRGRLNVLTNIAGKTYGQIFREFEGTTLPGAVQGQGSGDVKYHVGTEGVFKASDGSSIPITIAANPSHLEAVDGVLEGIVRAKQDRKPAGEFGVLPVLVHGDAAMAGQGVVVETLQMSQLRGYRTGGTVHLVINNQVGFTTPPESARSSVYSTDVAKTIQAPIFHVNGDDPEAVARVADLAFAYREEFHRDVVIDLVCYRRRGHNEGDDPSMTQPLMYNLIEAKRSVRTLFTEALVGRGDITQEEYDEAHRDFQDRLERAFAETHEAQTGTIPVITVDDDGAVQGLERPTAQRDDSENDVHETAISKELVELIGDAHGNPPAGFSIHPKLQALLSKRTDMTRKGGVDWAMAELMAIGSLLTEGKPVRLAGQDARRGTFVQRQAVFHDRVNGQEWLPLSNLTEDQARFYIYDSLLSEYAAMGFEYGYSVERPEALVLWEAQFGDFANGAQTIIDEFISSAEQKWGQRSGLVLLLPHGYEGQGPDHSSARIERYLQLCAEDNMVVARPSTPASYFHLLRRQAWERPQRPLVLFSPKAMLRLRQATSPVEAFTSGTFEEVIDDAQVTDKGAVRRVVLHSGKVHHDLRAEADKRELTDVALVRLEQLAPLPLERILEVLASYPNADVVWAQEEPENQGAWPFVCMNLSPHLDGRPLSVAARPASAAPATGSSKRSAQEATEVITKALG; from the coding sequence GTGTCGAGCCATCTGACCGGAACTGACGAGACCGCGGGCGAATTCGGCGCGAACGAGTGGTTGGTGGACGAGCTGTACGAACAGTTCCTCGCCGACAAGGAGTCGGTCGACAAGTCGTGGTGGCCGGTCCTCGAGAGCTACCACCAGGCCGCCGGCAAGGGCGCGGGCACGGCACCAGCAGCACCGGCGCCCGCGGCACCCGCATCCGCAGCACCCGCGCCCACCGCTCCTGCAGCCGAGGCGAAGGGCGGGCAGATCCAGGCGAAGACCACGTCCAAGCAGCCATCGCCCCAGCCGATCCCGGCCGAGGCGAACGACGAGGCCGACGAGCACGACGAGACCCACGAGGACGTGGCCACCCCCCTCCGTGGCATGGCGAAGACCCTCGCGTCGAACATGGACGCCTCGCTCACCGTCCCGACCGCGACGAGCGTCCGCACGATCCCGGCGAAGCTGATGATCGACAACCGCATCGTCGTCAACAACCACCTGCGCCGTGCCCGCGGCGGCAAGATCTCCTTCACCCACCTGATCGGCTGGGCGATGGTCCAGGCGCTCAAGGACTTCCCGAGCCAGAACGTCTTCTACGAGGAGCGCGACGGCAAGCCCTTCGTGGTGCAGCCCGCGCACGTCAACCTCGGCATCGCGATCGACGTCCCGAAGAAGGACGGCACCCGCTCCCTGCTCGTCCCGAGCATCAAGCGCGCCGAGACCCTGACGTTCGGCCAGTTCCTCTCCGCCTACGAGGACCTCGTCAAGCGCGCCCGCGACAACAAGCTCACGCCGACGGACTTCCAGGGCACGACGATCTCCCTGACGAACCCGGGCGGCATCGGCACGGTGCACTCGGTCCCCCGCCTGACGAAGGGCCAGGGCGCGATCATCGGCGCCGGTGCGCTCGAGTACCCGGCGCAGTTCCAGGGGTCGTCGCCGAAGACGCTCGTCGAGCTCGGCGTCGGCAAGACCATCACCCTCACCAGCACGTACGACCACCGCGTCATCCAGGGCGCCGGCTCCGGCGAGTACCTGAAGAAGGTGCACGAGCGGCTCATCGGCCAGCACGACTTCTACGAGGGCATCTTCTCGGCGCTCCGCATCCCCTACAAGCCGATCCAGTGGGCGAACGACATCAACGTCGACCTCGCGCACCGCGTCGGCAAGACGGCCCGCGTGCAGGAGCTCATCAACAGCTTCCGGGTCCGCGGTCACCTGATGGCCGACGTCGACCCGCTCGAGTACCGCCAGCGCACCCACCCGGACCTCGAGATCGAGAGCCACGGGCTGACGTTCTGGGACCTCGACCGCGAGTTCGTCACCGGCGGGCTCGCCGGCACCACGAGCGCGCCGCTCCGCGACATCCTCGGTGTCCTCCGCGACGCGTACTGCCGCACCGTGGGCATCGAGTACATGCACATCCAGGACCCGGAACAGCGCCGCTGGGTGCAGTCCCGCATCGAGGTGCCGTATTCGAAGCCGTCGAAGGAGGAGCAGCTGCGCGTCCTCGGCAAGCTCAACGAGGCCGAGGCGTTCGAGACCTTCCTGCAGACGAAGTACGTCGGCCAGAAGCGCTTTTCCCTCGAGGGCGGCGAGTCCACCATCGCGTTCCTCGACACCCTGATCCAGGGCGCCGCGGCAGCCGGACTCGACGAGGTCGCGATCGGCATGGCCCACCGCGGTCGACTCAACGTGTTGACCAACATCGCCGGCAAGACCTACGGCCAGATCTTCCGCGAGTTCGAGGGCACCACGCTCCCCGGTGCCGTGCAGGGCCAGGGCTCCGGCGACGTGAAGTACCACGTCGGCACCGAAGGCGTGTTCAAGGCCTCTGACGGCTCGTCGATCCCCATCACGATCGCCGCGAACCCGTCCCACCTCGAAGCGGTCGACGGTGTCCTCGAGGGCATCGTGCGCGCCAAGCAGGACCGAAAGCCCGCCGGCGAGTTCGGCGTGCTCCCCGTGCTCGTGCACGGCGACGCCGCGATGGCCGGACAGGGTGTCGTCGTGGAGACGCTCCAGATGTCCCAGCTCCGCGGGTACCGCACCGGCGGCACGGTCCACCTGGTCATCAACAACCAGGTCGGGTTCACCACCCCGCCGGAGTCGGCACGCAGCTCGGTGTACTCCACCGACGTCGCGAAGACGATCCAGGCGCCGATCTTCCACGTCAACGGTGACGACCCCGAGGCCGTCGCCCGCGTGGCCGACCTGGCGTTCGCGTACCGCGAGGAGTTCCACCGCGACGTCGTGATCGACCTGGTCTGCTACCGCAGGCGCGGCCACAACGAGGGCGACGACCCCTCGATGACGCAGCCGCTCATGTACAACCTCATCGAGGCGAAGCGCTCGGTCCGCACGCTCTTCACCGAGGCCCTCGTCGGCCGCGGGGACATCACACAAGAGGAGTACGACGAGGCGCACCGCGACTTCCAGGACCGCCTGGAGCGTGCGTTCGCGGAGACGCACGAGGCGCAGACCGGCACCATCCCGGTGATCACCGTCGACGACGACGGCGCCGTGCAGGGCCTCGAGCGACCGACCGCGCAGCGCGACGACTCCGAGAACGACGTCCACGAGACCGCGATCTCGAAGGAGCTCGTCGAGCTCATCGGCGACGCGCACGGCAACCCGCCCGCCGGGTTCTCCATCCACCCGAAGCTGCAGGCGCTGCTGTCGAAGCGCACCGACATGACCCGCAAGGGCGGCGTCGACTGGGCGATGGCGGAACTCATGGCGATCGGGTCGCTCCTGACCGAGGGCAAGCCGGTCCGGCTCGCCGGCCAGGACGCCCGTCGGGGCACGTTCGTGCAGCGTCAGGCGGTGTTCCACGACCGGGTGAACGGCCAGGAGTGGCTGCCGCTGTCGAACCTCACCGAGGACCAGGCGCGCTTCTACATCTACGACTCGCTGCTCAGTGAGTACGCGGCGATGGGCTTCGAGTACGGCTACTCGGTGGAACGTCCGGAGGCGCTCGTGCTCTGGGAGGCGCAGTTCGGCGACTTCGCCAACGGCGCGCAGACGATCATCGACGAGTTCATCTCCTCCGCCGAGCAGAAGTGGGGGCAGCGCTCCGGCCTCGTCCTCCTGCTGCCGCACGGCTACGAGGGCCAGGGACCCGACCACTCGTCCGCTCGCATCGAGCGCTACCTGCAGCTCTGCGCCGAGGACAACATGGTGGTCGCCCGCCCGTCGACCCCGGCGTCGTACTTCCACCTGCTGCGTCGTCAGGCGTGGGAACGTCCGCAGCGGCCGCTCGTCCTGTTCAGCCCGAAGGCGATGCTCCGGCTCCGTCAGGCGACGAGCCCGGTCGAGGCGTTCACGAGCGGCACCTTCGAAGAGGTCATCGACGACGCGCAGGTCACCGACAAGGGTGCTGTGCGCCGCGTCGTGCTGCACTCCGGCAAGGTCCACCACGACCTGCGCGCCGAGGCGGACAAGCGTGAGCTGACCGACGTCGCCCTGGTCCGGCTCGAGCAGCTGGCGCCGCTCCCCCTCGAGCGGATCCTCGAGGTGCTCGCGAGCTACCCGAACGCCGACGTCGTGTGGGCCCAGGAAGAGCCCGAGAACCAGGGCGCGTGGCCGTTCGTGTGCATGAACCTCTCACCGCACCTGGACGGCCGGCCGCTGTCGGTGGCCGCCCGCCCCGCGAGTGCCGCTCCGGCGACGGGTTCGTCGAAGCGCTCCGCACAAGAGGCCACCGAGGTCATCACGAAGGCCCTCGGCTAG
- a CDS encoding LamG-like jellyroll fold domain-containing protein, whose translation MAHTSARRTTRCTGDLVLLLLGIAARTTLATVFLLAVWAALPAALDWRVTTVVSDSMAPAVRTGDVVAAMPIEPGTASVGQVLLVEDPDHEDRQRLHRLERVETDGALRLRGDANPEPDRTAVDADTVLGVGVLRFPVVGLPSVWLRSGDWVQLAATGLGVIALVLLGRVDRDLRTGVPCRRCGTPRWDLHTTVVRTGPDAPGGTSLALPLAATVALVAIAATTAGAGFSGSTTSDAALGTTDSFPCFHRGAAGAALAWDFAERGGSTALDSSGNGRDGLLGAGAARTNGSCTENPFVTFSDGSSQSAVVHTTSSTTAPPTFAVELWFRTDRPQGRLFGFTGTPTGTTGAYDRNFYVGTDGRLVFGVWDTSVAKVVQSPGRIDDGTWHHAVGQFTAGRLELHVDGVLAASRTDVLTAVSYNGYWRAGHGRIESTWPNPPTDPTFVGAIDSVRVHHGTLSPAQITARFAAGR comes from the coding sequence ATGGCACACACGTCCGCTCGTCGCACCACCCGGTGCACCGGCGACCTCGTCCTCCTGCTCCTCGGGATCGCAGCACGCACGACCCTCGCCACCGTGTTCCTGCTCGCCGTCTGGGCCGCGCTCCCAGCCGCACTCGACTGGCGCGTGACCACCGTCGTCTCGGACTCCATGGCCCCGGCCGTCCGGACCGGAGACGTCGTCGCAGCGATGCCGATCGAACCGGGGACGGCCTCCGTCGGGCAGGTACTCCTGGTCGAGGACCCCGACCACGAGGACCGCCAGCGACTCCACCGTCTCGAGCGCGTCGAGACCGACGGCGCCCTGCGACTCCGCGGGGACGCCAACCCGGAGCCGGACCGGACCGCGGTCGATGCGGACACCGTCCTCGGCGTCGGCGTGCTGCGCTTCCCGGTCGTCGGGCTCCCGAGCGTGTGGCTCCGCTCCGGCGACTGGGTGCAGCTCGCCGCGACGGGCCTCGGGGTGATCGCGCTCGTCCTGCTGGGGCGCGTCGACCGTGACCTCCGGACCGGAGTTCCTTGCCGCCGCTGCGGGACGCCCCGCTGGGACCTGCACACGACCGTCGTGCGAACCGGCCCCGACGCGCCTGGAGGGACGTCGCTCGCGCTCCCCCTCGCCGCGACCGTGGCACTCGTCGCGATCGCCGCGACCACGGCCGGCGCCGGGTTCAGCGGGTCGACCACGAGTGATGCCGCACTCGGCACGACGGACTCGTTCCCGTGCTTCCACCGCGGTGCCGCGGGTGCCGCCCTGGCGTGGGACTTCGCGGAACGCGGCGGCTCGACGGCGCTGGACTCCTCCGGCAACGGCCGCGACGGACTCCTGGGTGCCGGTGCCGCACGCACGAACGGCTCGTGCACCGAGAACCCCTTCGTCACGTTCTCCGACGGCTCGTCCCAGTCCGCCGTCGTCCACACGACGAGTTCGACGACAGCGCCGCCGACGTTCGCTGTCGAGCTGTGGTTCCGGACCGACCGACCCCAGGGCAGGCTGTTCGGGTTCACCGGGACACCGACGGGGACCACGGGCGCGTACGACCGCAACTTCTACGTCGGCACGGACGGGCGCCTGGTGTTCGGCGTGTGGGACACGTCCGTGGCGAAGGTCGTGCAGAGCCCGGGCCGGATCGACGACGGCACCTGGCACCACGCGGTGGGTCAGTTCACCGCGGGCCGGCTCGAACTCCACGTCGACGGCGTCCTCGCGGCATCCCGGACGGACGTGCTGACTGCCGTGTCCTACAACGGGTACTGGCGGGCAGGTCACGGCAGGATCGAATCGACGTGGCCCAACCCGCCGACCGACCCGACGTTCGTCGGCGCGATCGACTCGGTACGCGTCCACCACGGCACCCTCAGTCCCGCGCAGATCACCGCTCGCTTCGCAGCCGGCCGGTGA
- a CDS encoding sigma-70 family RNA polymerase sigma factor, with amino-acid sequence MTTDEPQAAPHDLVEETEEQLDAVQAEDEAVDATAVSEAELRKLFEDQALPFMDQLYGAAMRMTRNPADASDLVQETFVKAFAAFRQFKQGTNLKAWLYRILTNTFINTYRKNQRNPYQGTIDELEDWQLGGAESVTQSISARSAEADAIDHLPSSAVKDALQAIPEDFRMAVYFADVEGFSYQEIADIMKTPVGTVMSRLHRGRRLLRGLLADHARETGIVPDAASTATMRGRGRKVAATTGRDGRKEAR; translated from the coding sequence ATGACGACCGACGAGCCACAGGCAGCACCGCACGACCTGGTCGAGGAGACCGAGGAGCAGCTCGACGCCGTGCAGGCGGAGGACGAAGCCGTCGATGCGACCGCCGTCTCCGAGGCGGAGCTCCGGAAGCTCTTCGAGGACCAGGCGCTGCCCTTCATGGACCAGCTCTACGGTGCCGCGATGCGCATGACGCGCAATCCCGCCGACGCGTCCGACCTGGTGCAGGAGACCTTCGTCAAGGCGTTCGCCGCGTTCCGGCAGTTCAAGCAGGGCACGAACCTCAAGGCCTGGCTGTACCGGATCCTCACGAACACGTTCATCAACACGTACCGCAAGAACCAGCGGAACCCGTACCAAGGCACGATCGACGAGCTCGAGGACTGGCAGCTCGGCGGCGCGGAGAGCGTCACACAGTCGATCTCCGCCCGGTCTGCCGAGGCGGACGCCATCGACCACCTGCCGTCCTCCGCCGTGAAGGACGCGCTGCAGGCCATCCCCGAGGACTTCCGGATGGCCGTCTACTTCGCCGATGTCGAGGGGTTCTCCTACCAGGAGATCGCCGACATCATGAAGACCCCAGTGGGGACGGTCATGAGCCGCCTCCACCGTGGTCGCCGGCTCCTCCGTGGGCTCCTGGCGGACCACGCACGTGAGACCGGCATCGTCCCGGACGCAGCGTCGACGGCGACGATGCGCGGGCGGGGCCGGAAGGTTGCTGCGACCACCGGTCGCGACGGACGGAAGGAAGCGCGATGA